The DNA region TATTGGTTGAAGACTCATCCATAAGTTTATGAAAGTATTCATTACCTTTTTTATTTATAGAATATACAATCTTTTCTGGCATTTCACCTTCTTTAATAGTCTTTGAATTGAGATATCCACTTTCGCAAAGCTTAATAATCTTCTTATAAATAGAAGCATTACTTATTTTGATCCAATGAGTCAAGTCCCAGGTTTCGAACTCTTTAACCATTTCATAAGCACTTTTTTCACCACGAAATAAGTATCCTAGAATTATTAAATCAATTGATGATACCAAGGCTACACCTCCTTTATAGGCTACACTACTATATAGTATAGTAGTGTAGCCTATATTTGTCAATGGGAAATAATGAACAATAAAGCTAACTGAAAAGTATTAATCAATGAATCTTACTTCATTTTGTATTTGTTTGGTTTTTCCCATATAGTGATAGAGTGTTATAGGGAGGAGTCATTGGATAAACTTTTATTTTAAGATAATAGTATGAATTGTTGAACATTTAAATTTTTATCACATAGTATATAATGATATGTTTTATAGGAGAAGTGATTTAATTGTATAATATAAAACCCGAGACTTTTAACCTAAAATCAGTTAATGGAATTTCAACTAAACAACTAGACGAACATTACAAATTATATGTAGGGTATGTAAATACATTAAATAAAATTTGGAATACACCTTATGTACCTGAGAATTACACTGATAGTAATGCAACCTATTCAAATATGCGTAGTTTGAAGCTGGGAGAAACATATTCCTTAGATGGTGTAAAACTTCATCAGCTTTATTTTGAAAATATGACAGGAGGAAATAATACTCCTTTCGGTCCTGTACTTAATGCTATAATAGACCAGTTTTCTTTCTATGATAAATTTATATCTTATCTCACAAATGTAGGGTTGTCTATGAGAGGTTGGGCAGTTCTTTCTATTGATTCCATAGATAATAAATTTCACATAATAGGCAGTGATTTACATGATACTGGTGCTGTATGGCTTTCTTATCCACTATTAGTTATGGATCTTTATGAGCATGCATATTTTATGGATTTTGGAACGGATAAGAAAAAGTATATAGCTACATTTATAAAGAATATTAATTGGGGAGTTTTAAATAATAGATTAGCCAATTATGTTTCCTTGATACATGTTAAAAATATGAAACGGTATCCTTTTTAGTTTTACGTATAAAATCTATTTTTTACAGCATACTAAGCTATGTAATACACAAATGAAAGGGGATTTATATTATGAGCGCACCTAAAATGGAAGTCAAATGCGGTGTTGATAGCTGCAATTACTGGAAAAACAATGTCTGTAATGCAAGTGCTTTGGAGGTTAATCCAATGAGCGGTAAAAATGATCCACATACTAGTGATGATACTTGTTGTACAACATTTAAACCAGGTAAATAAATTTATATGGAAGTTAAGTAAATTTATTCTGCACAAAAAGCCTGAAGTTAGCTGCTAATACTAACTTCAGGCTTTTTTTATTAAATGGAGAAAATTGAAAAATGCCTAAATGTATTTCATCTAAAAAAATATTTGAATTGTTTAAAATACAGGCTCTAAAACCTCATTTCCAGCCACATAACGAACCTTTATATTTCTGTCATCACCAGTATAGATGAATTTTTGAAGCCTTTCTTCTAAGGATAAAGGTTTTACTATTGGAAGAGTACTGTCATCAATTACTAAAGCATCAAATTCATAATCCTTCTCAAAGCTGCCAACTTTTCCAAAGAATTTTCCACCGCCTTTTGTAGCAAGATAAAATAACTCAGAGGTAGTTAAACTCTTTTCAGATCTTCTCTTAATAGCATAATTTAAATTTGATACTTGAGCCGCAGATACTATGGTGTTAAGCATAGATAAACTATGACCACCGGAAATATCACTGCCAAGACCTACAGGGATACCCCTATCTATAAGTCCTCTTATGGGAGCCATGCCACTGGATAGATTACTATTGGAATTAGGACAGTGTACTGCAAAAACTTGTCTTTTAGCCATTAAATCAATTTCATCTTGATCTAATAATACACAGTGTGCCATGCAGGTAGGTAGTTGTCCTAAAAGTCCTGCTTCATCATATACTCTGGCATAATTTTTACTATTAGGGTGAAGCTGCTTTACAAAGGAAATTTCATCTTTATTCTCACATAAATGAGATTGTACCTTAGCATTGTACTTTACTGCCAGTTTTCCAAGACCATTCATTAATTTAGTAGTACAGGTGGGAACAAACCTGGGAGTTATTATTGGCTTAACTAAATCGTATTTATCTGAGTATTCTATGAGAATTTCCTCCGTATCCTTTAAAGACTGTTCAGTAGTTTCTACCAAGAAATCTGGTGAATTTCTGTCCATATTAACTTTACCTACATAGGCTGAAAGTCCTGACTGATTAAACATATCCATAAGCATTTTAGAGGCTTCCTTATGAAGAGTTGCGAAGATTACAGAACGGGTGGTGCCAAGCTTCCATAGTTCCTTTATAAGATAAGAATATACTCTTTTAGCATAAGCTAAATCAGAATACTTTTTTTCTTCTGGAAAAGTGTAGGTTTCCAGCCATGGCATTAATTCCTTATCAAGTCCAAGCCCCAGATTTGCAAATTGAGGAGCGTGAAGATGTAAATCTACAAAACCAGGTATTATAAGTGAAGTTCCATAATCCTTTACTAATATATCCTTATATATTGTAGGAAGTTTTTCATATATTCCTTTAACATATTTATCTTCTATTATAATATAACTGTTTTTAAATATATTGTATTTACCAAAACTAGGAGTAAATATAATATTACCTTTAACAGCATAAATATTGTTCATAACTATTCCTTCTTTCTGAAATACACACTATTATATTCCTTGTGTTTGTACATTTGTTAGTATATGGGATTATGTACTACTCCATACTTTAAATTATTCTTAGTTCAAGAATACAATAACTGTTGACTACCAAAATAAATACTGCCCAATTATAGCTTTTAGAAAATATTTTGTCAATGAAGTGCTAAGTATTTTAAAATATTCAGGTATTTTTAGTGGACATTGGAAATAGATTTTTAAACATTTTAACGATGATCTTGAAAACTATAATTACCATCTTCTATCAATTAAAAAAATAAATGTAATGTAATATTTGATTTTACACTTGACGTTAATACCAATATGGAATAAAATACAATTAATGAGAGAAAATATTGGTTAAGGAGGGTGTAAACATGAAATCATTAAAACTAAATTTATTAAATGAAAATGTAAAAATCAATGATATGTTCCCTTCTATGGCTATGAATAAATTAATGAGTACTATGTGCTCTGCATGCTGTATGATTATGTCATGCTTATGCTGCTGTATGATGAATAATGTGAACATGATGTGCAGTTGCTTATGTAAAATGATGAATAAAAAATTTCAATATGTTAAATATAGAACTACAGTAATATTTATGAAATATTTTATGAATACTGCTGTAGTTTTTTGTTATTAAAATAAAAGTGTATTAACACTGCTGACCAGAAAACTGGAGGCAGGTGGCTGACTAGATAAACTAGAGGCACAACTTACTGGACAAACCAGAGGTACAGCTTACTGGAGAAACTAGAGGCAAAGTTTATTCAATAAACCAGAAATGTGAGTTAACTAGTAAACTAGAGACAAGCTATTATTTAAATTTTTAAAATTTTAGGAGGGTATAAAAATGGAAACAAAAATGATGGGTAAAGGTATGAATATGATGATGAATAAAGGAATGATGATGAATAACGGTATGGGTATGATGGATATGCCAATGCCACAAATGAACATGATGATGATTCCACGTATGGAAATGAAAATGGAAAAATGTAAAAATGGAATAAAAATGATGTGCATGTCAAAAGATGAAACAGCAGTTGCAATGATGCAGAATCTTTGCTCAATGTTAAGCGGCGGAATGACTAGTATGTGTATGATGATGAACGGAATGAAAATGATGGAATGCAACATGATGATGGGAATGTGCAAATGCGAAATGACTATGGACGGAATGTGTATGACTTGGACTAGCGGAGATGAAATGATGTGTTCTATGATTCAAAAATGTTGTGATTGTATGATGAGCATGATGGAATGCGGTTGTACTGCTATGATGTGCATGAACAATACTCCAGTTTGCTGCTGCTAGTTTCTGGTTTACAATAAACATAATTATAATGCAAAACACTTATAAATCGGTAGGCTATGTATACTTTATTCCATTTTGGAAAAAAGTATGTAACTAAAAAATCTGTGTAGATTTTTTAAATTTTAGGAGGGTATAAAAATGGAAACAAAAATGATGGGTAAAGGTATGAATATGATGATGAATAAAGGAATGATGATGAACAATGGTATGGGTATGATGGATATGCCAATGCCACAAATGAACATGATGATGATTCCACGTATGGAAATGAAAATGGAAAAATGTAAAAATGGAATGAAAATGATGTGCATGTCAAAAGATGAAACAGCAGTTGCAATGATGCAGAATCTTTGCTCAATGTTAAGCGGCGGAATGACTAGTATGTGTATGATGATGAACGGAATGAAAATGATGGAATGCAACATGATGATGGGAATGTGCAAATGCGAAATGACTATGGACGGAATGTGCATGACTTGGACTAGTGGAGATGAAATGATGTGTTCTATGATTCAACGATGTTGTGAATGTATGATGAGCATGATGGAATGTGGATGTACTGCTATGATGTGCATGAACAATACTCCAGTTTGCTGCTGCTAGTTTCTGGTTTACAATAGGCATAATTATAATTGAAAATATTCAAATTGTAGATTTGTATAAAATAAAACATAGTTAGTTATAAAAAATCTGTGTAACGTCTATTTTAGTAATAGGGGTTACACAGATTTTTTACGTTCTTAACTATTCTAATAATTATTCTTTAGTGTATATATAGCAGGGATTAATGATAAAATTAGTCTAATTCCATATGATTGAATATGCAGTAGTATTTCAAAGGGTGATTTTCTGCTTAAAATTCCAAAGGGAAGAAATAAAATTACAGCATCAGAAAATAATTTTATAGCATTTTTAACGATTTGATAATTATAATATTTATTTTTTAAGATAATGATATATAATAGCAGTATATGTAAGTGTAAATTAGGAATTGTACATTTTTGATAAAAAGATTCATTGGTAGAAAGGAGATGTTAAACTTATGCTTATTACTTGTGAGAGTATTTTAAAATTACCTTATTTTGAGAAAATGAGATTAGTAGCTGGAAAGGGCGGAATTAATAAAGTTATAAGGTGGATTCACGTGGTGGAAAGTCCTCAGGTGTCGGAATGGGTAAAAGGGGGAGAATTACTTTTTATAACAGGGGTAGTTATAAAAAATGATGTAAACATTTTGTTGAAATTCGTAAATGACTTAATAGACAGAAATCTTTCAGGACTTGTTATAAATACGGGACCTTACATAAAAGAAACGCCTAGAGAAGTAAAAGAATTGGCTGATAAATTTGACTTTCCCATATTTGAATTGCCTTTTGAAGTTAAATTAATAGATGTAACTCAAAGTATATCAAGAGCAATTTTTATGAATAAGGTAGAACATGAATCCATGCATAGTTTCATGAAAGAAATTATTATGGGGGATTCACTTTTTACGGACGAAATTTTAAATAGGGCTTCTAACTATGGGTATAATTCAAATAAGATTTACTGTGCATTGGTTGTAGATATAGATAATTTTAAAAATTTTATTAAAGAAAAAAAGATAAATGAGGAAGATACTATTATAGAAATTAAACAAAATATAGAACAAATTGTATTGTCTGTTATGAACAAATGGAATAGAAAGGTACTTTATGTAATACAGGGTGATTCCATTATTTTAATGATGCCTATAAGGGAAGTAAGAGATAAATATGATGGAACTGCAGCTATTGGACAGGATATTATAAAAAGTGTTCAGGAAAAATTGAAAAATTTAACTGTAAGCATAGGAATAGGCAATAAATGGAGTGAATTGAGGGATTTCAGGAAGAGTGTTAATCAAGCACAAAAGGCATTAAAAATTATAAAAATATGTGGAGAGAAAAGTAGTTTAAAAGAGTACAAAAAACTTGGCATATATAGAATATTCTTTGATGGAAATAGACAAAGTGAAATGAAAGAAATTTACTATGAAACCTTAGGTAAATTAATTGATTACGATTTAAAAAATGAAACAAATCTGGTGAAAACATTGGAAGCTTACCTATCCGAAGGTGCTAATCTTGGAAAAACGGCTGAAAAGCTTTTTATTCATAGAAATACTATGAAGTACAGAATGAGCAGAATGGAAGAAATTTTACAATGCAATCTTAGAGATATAAATACCCTATTTGATTTCAATGAGGCTTTAAAGATCGGAAAATTTTTGAAATATATTTAGATAGCTAAAAATAATAGATACCAATAAACAAATGAAGTCATATATATTTGTACATCATGGACATATAAAAACCAATTGAAATATGATAAATTACTTACATAATAATTATTAATTTATCAAATTTATTAAAAATAATTTGACAAAATGGCAATAAATTCAGTTGGGAGGCACAATGATGATAAGTTCAGTTTTTCAATCACCAGGTAAAATAATATATGGACAAGGTACAGTAAAACAAATAGGTGAAGAAACTAAAAAATATGGCAAAAAGGTAATGATTGTCACGGGGAAGAGTTCATCTAAAAAAACTGGAGCATTGGACAAAGTTATAGATAGTTTAAAAGTGGAAAATCTTCAATATATAATTTTTGACAAAGTTGAATCTCATCCCAGCGTAGATACAGTAGAGCTTGGAACTTCAATTGCCAAAGAGGAAGAGATCGATGTAATTGTAGCTTTAGGAGGAGGAAGCCCTCTTGATGCAGCAAAGGGAATAAGCATTATGCTCACTAACAGTGGAAGTATTGTGGATTATGAGAAAAAGCAGCCAGAAGTTCATGGAGTACCGGTTATAGC from Clostridium pasteurianum BC1 includes:
- a CDS encoding PadR family transcriptional regulator translates to MVSSIDLIILGYLFRGEKSAYEMVKEFETWDLTHWIKISNASIYKKIIKLCESGYLNSKTIKEGEMPEKIVYSINKKGNEYFHKLMDESSTNISNVYFDFSGFIANLNNVSVDERHTLLKKFNNTLKAKNEYMNGAHKKEHKDLKNENSTAEDIIGLYEDLYKLLDKWSSKLLEKY
- a CDS encoding superoxide dismutase → MYNIKPETFNLKSVNGISTKQLDEHYKLYVGYVNTLNKIWNTPYVPENYTDSNATYSNMRSLKLGETYSLDGVKLHQLYFENMTGGNNTPFGPVLNAIIDQFSFYDKFISYLTNVGLSMRGWAVLSIDSIDNKFHIIGSDLHDTGAVWLSYPLLVMDLYEHAYFMDFGTDKKKYIATFIKNINWGVLNNRLANYVSLIHVKNMKRYPF
- a CDS encoding DUF1540 domain-containing protein, coding for MSAPKMEVKCGVDSCNYWKNNVCNASALEVNPMSGKNDPHTSDDTCCTTFKPGK
- the guaD gene encoding guanine deaminase — translated: MNNIYAVKGNIIFTPSFGKYNIFKNSYIIIEDKYVKGIYEKLPTIYKDILVKDYGTSLIIPGFVDLHLHAPQFANLGLGLDKELMPWLETYTFPEEKKYSDLAYAKRVYSYLIKELWKLGTTRSVIFATLHKEASKMLMDMFNQSGLSAYVGKVNMDRNSPDFLVETTEQSLKDTEEILIEYSDKYDLVKPIITPRFVPTCTTKLMNGLGKLAVKYNAKVQSHLCENKDEISFVKQLHPNSKNYARVYDEAGLLGQLPTCMAHCVLLDQDEIDLMAKRQVFAVHCPNSNSNLSSGMAPIRGLIDRGIPVGLGSDISGGHSLSMLNTIVSAAQVSNLNYAIKRRSEKSLTTSELFYLATKGGGKFFGKVGSFEKDYEFDALVIDDSTLPIVKPLSLEERLQKFIYTGDDRNIKVRYVAGNEVLEPVF
- a CDS encoding PucR family transcriptional regulator → MLITCESILKLPYFEKMRLVAGKGGINKVIRWIHVVESPQVSEWVKGGELLFITGVVIKNDVNILLKFVNDLIDRNLSGLVINTGPYIKETPREVKELADKFDFPIFELPFEVKLIDVTQSISRAIFMNKVEHESMHSFMKEIIMGDSLFTDEILNRASNYGYNSNKIYCALVVDIDNFKNFIKEKKINEEDTIIEIKQNIEQIVLSVMNKWNRKVLYVIQGDSIILMMPIREVRDKYDGTAAIGQDIIKSVQEKLKNLTVSIGIGNKWSELRDFRKSVNQAQKALKIIKICGEKSSLKEYKKLGIYRIFFDGNRQSEMKEIYYETLGKLIDYDLKNETNLVKTLEAYLSEGANLGKTAEKLFIHRNTMKYRMSRMEEILQCNLRDINTLFDFNEALKIGKFLKYI